One Vallitalea pronyensis genomic region harbors:
- a CDS encoding helix-turn-helix domain-containing protein, with translation MKKNNIYREAREKYNDAHNNPLNREEAAVKLHISGATLGRYETDESAPSPEVVYAMSKVYENPVLRRKHCSEGCLIGKTDHPYSAPKTLFESGYGLINANKALDSFKNELFEVLADGKVDKEEIIRLREIIPQIKKVQKLLSDIEIEIEKHSLKYDIDD, from the coding sequence ATGAAGAAAAACAATATTTATCGAGAAGCAAGAGAAAAATACAATGATGCCCACAACAATCCTCTTAATCGAGAAGAAGCAGCTGTTAAACTACATATCAGTGGAGCAACATTAGGTCGTTATGAGACAGATGAGAGTGCACCCAGTCCAGAAGTGGTGTATGCCATGAGTAAGGTCTATGAAAACCCCGTACTTAGGCGAAAACATTGTTCAGAAGGCTGCCTTATTGGTAAAACCGATCATCCCTATAGTGCACCCAAAACCCTTTTTGAATCTGGCTATGGTTTGATTAATGCCAATAAAGCCCTTGACTCGTTTAAAAATGAGCTTTTTGAGGTGTTGGCTGATGGTAAGGTTGATAAAGAAGAGATCATTCGGCTCCGTGAAATCATACCACAGATTAAAAAGGTACAGAAGTTACTAAGTGATATTGAAATAGAGATAGAAAAACACTCCCTAAAATATGATATTGATGATTAA
- a CDS encoding YybS family protein: MKHTILGAIAGAIVTFLLALVILPVLSIKFTGLLILIIAFAIVMIGVGYATQYKKVVTQLPGKIGGALIILAVVYLIIGFISSSAMFRAGTKQKMLHVEEVVFDESVPNVDMENLIIWDESDAIKFGEKLITEKDASLGSTYAISKEYGTLSVIDDKPYWLFPLEHDSFFKYLKNKTIPGYIKVNATTGDAQFIEKEYRVAPSAYFGNDLKRVIYAQHKDIGLTDYSFEEDANGNPQWVVTAYTHKTGLSTTEVTGVVVVNPINKDVTYFEKGKQPEWIDRVASKHVFREHLEAWGKYTNGWWNPSDKGKLKSTDGIGYVFKEGNIYFYTGITSYGGDEATTGFIIYNPRTCRAYYNRISGSTEQKAMGLMEELVQNAGYAAKYPYLININGEATYLSTLKGKSGNVVGYALCSVKNYRAVAWGKTLREAQTEYNRILITEGSATNTLSDQYNTLEKSMGTVSRVGALKDGYFLVKIENLNTLFVVSADQYPSIAITDKGDRVEVSYIKTEETVKIDAIEFINTSIQ; encoded by the coding sequence ATGAAACATACTATATTAGGAGCAATAGCTGGTGCTATCGTGACGTTTTTGTTAGCACTGGTCATATTACCAGTACTTAGTATCAAATTTACAGGATTGTTGATCCTGATTATCGCCTTTGCAATCGTTATGATTGGGGTAGGTTATGCCACACAATACAAAAAAGTTGTGACACAGCTACCAGGTAAAATTGGTGGTGCCCTGATTATATTGGCAGTTGTTTATCTGATTATTGGGTTCATTTCATCCTCTGCCATGTTTAGAGCAGGTACAAAACAGAAAATGCTGCATGTAGAGGAAGTTGTATTTGACGAATCGGTTCCCAATGTGGATATGGAAAATCTTATTATATGGGATGAGTCAGATGCCATCAAATTCGGAGAGAAACTCATTACAGAAAAAGACGCATCACTGGGTTCTACTTATGCAATATCCAAAGAATACGGGACACTATCTGTCATTGATGATAAACCCTATTGGTTGTTTCCACTGGAACATGACAGTTTCTTCAAGTACCTTAAGAATAAAACCATCCCAGGCTACATAAAGGTCAATGCCACAACAGGTGATGCCCAATTTATTGAGAAAGAATACCGTGTAGCACCATCTGCTTATTTTGGAAACGACCTTAAGCGGGTGATCTATGCTCAGCATAAGGATATCGGTCTTACAGATTACTCCTTTGAAGAAGATGCAAATGGCAATCCACAATGGGTGGTGACAGCTTATACGCACAAGACAGGTCTTTCTACAACAGAGGTCACAGGGGTTGTTGTTGTTAACCCAATCAATAAGGATGTCACTTATTTTGAAAAGGGAAAACAGCCAGAATGGATAGACAGAGTGGCTTCCAAACATGTATTTCGAGAACATCTAGAAGCTTGGGGAAAATACACCAACGGTTGGTGGAATCCTTCAGATAAAGGTAAGTTAAAAAGTACAGATGGTATTGGATATGTGTTTAAAGAAGGCAATATCTATTTTTACACAGGGATTACGTCCTATGGTGGCGATGAAGCTACCACAGGCTTTATTATATATAATCCTCGAACTTGCAGGGCCTATTACAATCGCATCTCAGGCTCAACAGAGCAAAAAGCTATGGGTCTTATGGAAGAGCTTGTTCAAAATGCAGGCTATGCAGCAAAATACCCATATCTTATTAATATCAATGGCGAAGCAACCTACCTATCTACCTTAAAAGGTAAGAGTGGTAACGTTGTTGGATATGCGTTATGTTCCGTTAAGAATTATCGTGCAGTAGCATGGGGCAAGACATTAAGAGAAGCCCAAACAGAATATAACCGTATTTTAATCACCGAAGGAAGTGCTACCAATACGTTAAGTGATCAATACAATACCCTAGAAAAAAGTATGGGTACAGTATCCAGAGTAGGTGCATTAAAAGATGGTTATTTCCTAGTGAAGATTGAGAACCTTAATACTTTATTCGTTGTCTCAGCTGACCAATACCCCTCCATTGCCATTACGGATAAAGGGGACCGAGTAGAGGTATCTTACATCAAAACAGAGGAGACAGTTAAAATAGATGCCATTGAGTTTATCAACACATCCATTCAATAA
- a CDS encoding alpha/beta hydrolase gives MKEVEERKRKRRKKKRGKIVLSIIGLLLLIGFGIVSYSIGNQVADGLVYLNKGNDTDSNSHKQLALWEYDTEGFKKQYAGEKSTLTADDGYKIPMVTYDADNEKDNHTVILVHGLGGNYVSVFPQAEMYLNEGWNVIAYDQRGGGESSSDQITFGYDEKRDLKAIVEHVKGHIDNKKIVIHGFSMGAVTTGIYAATEHAADVVDAVILDSAFDSMESVFRAVWKTMDIPLPTDYVVWCGDLVLRMKYGFGFEDASVVSAMKKCQVPAMIIQGEQDDVSTVAMGEAIFHSIPDERKVYWLNDSKHVEAFMDYPVQYKEKVLAFIHHKDQ, from the coding sequence ATGAAAGAGGTAGAAGAAAGGAAACGAAAAAGACGTAAGAAAAAAAGGGGTAAAATAGTCTTAAGCATCATCGGTTTGCTGCTTCTTATTGGATTTGGTATTGTAAGTTACAGCATAGGTAATCAGGTTGCTGATGGCCTGGTTTATTTGAATAAAGGCAACGATACAGATAGTAACAGTCACAAGCAGCTTGCATTATGGGAATATGATACAGAGGGGTTTAAAAAACAATATGCAGGTGAGAAAAGTACTTTAACAGCAGATGATGGGTATAAGATACCCATGGTCACGTATGATGCTGACAATGAAAAAGATAATCACACCGTCATTTTGGTCCATGGCCTTGGCGGGAATTATGTAAGTGTATTTCCACAAGCTGAAATGTATCTCAATGAGGGATGGAATGTCATTGCATATGATCAAAGAGGAGGAGGGGAGTCATCCTCTGACCAGATAACCTTTGGCTATGATGAAAAAAGAGACTTAAAAGCCATTGTTGAACATGTGAAGGGACACATTGACAATAAAAAAATAGTGATTCACGGTTTCTCTATGGGAGCAGTCACCACAGGAATCTATGCAGCTACAGAACACGCGGCTGATGTTGTAGATGCGGTTATTCTAGATTCTGCATTTGACAGCATGGAAAGTGTGTTTCGAGCAGTATGGAAGACCATGGATATACCATTACCCACTGATTATGTGGTTTGGTGCGGTGACCTGGTGTTGAGGATGAAATATGGTTTTGGCTTTGAGGATGCCAGTGTGGTATCCGCCATGAAGAAGTGTCAGGTACCTGCCATGATTATTCAAGGGGAACAGGACGATGTCTCCACGGTAGCCATGGGTGAAGCTATTTTCCATAGCATCCCAGATGAGAGAAAAGTATATTGGTTAAATGATTCAAAACATGTTGAAGCCTTCATGGATTATCCTGTACAATATAAAGAGAAAGTTTTAGCATTTATTCATCATAAGGATCAATAG
- a CDS encoding LytR/AlgR family response regulator transcription factor: protein MKLRLYQDKTLKQDHVDIHYRMMTPILKKVIGVLEGAHTVLHLYGKTNKDEQVLIKISDIYYFDYVDRRTFAYLRDEMYQVQESLAKLEVHLADEGFVRINKSNVVNIHHIQAIKPEVNMRVKAIMENEECLIINRSYKANFKSYLEERRHVL, encoded by the coding sequence ATGAAATTACGACTCTATCAGGATAAAACTTTAAAACAAGACCATGTGGATATTCATTACCGTATGATGACACCCATACTCAAAAAGGTGATTGGTGTATTAGAAGGTGCCCATACAGTTTTGCATCTTTATGGAAAAACAAATAAAGACGAGCAGGTATTAATAAAAATCAGTGATATTTATTATTTTGACTATGTGGATAGGCGTACTTTTGCTTATCTTAGAGACGAAATGTACCAAGTACAAGAGAGCTTAGCAAAATTAGAGGTTCATTTGGCAGACGAAGGATTTGTACGGATTAATAAATCCAATGTGGTGAACATCCACCATATTCAAGCCATCAAACCAGAGGTCAATATGCGGGTAAAAGCCATCATGGAGAATGAAGAATGTCTTATTATCAATAGAAGCTATAAAGCCAATTTTAAAAGCTATCTTGAAGAAAGGCGTCATGTCCTATGA
- a CDS encoding DUF6608 family protein, whose protein sequence is MKKKNLSEILIVICITYTILSLFNAGLNLALGRESIHAVNSFRMILWTSLGVGIIYTHHYFQRLSPLVMMMIQYVIAMGIIMASSFIETRFSPIHPHGYRDAFLSFTIPYIIGAGIHYIWVIREARRQNTLLQEIRKKGNIESHNG, encoded by the coding sequence ATGAAAAAAAAGAACCTGTCTGAAATACTTATTGTTATTTGTATCACGTATACCATTCTCTCCCTCTTTAATGCAGGTCTGAACCTAGCACTAGGAAGAGAAAGTATTCATGCTGTCAATTCATTTAGGATGATTCTATGGACCAGTCTTGGGGTAGGTATCATCTATACCCATCACTATTTTCAACGCTTATCCCCTTTAGTTATGATGATGATACAATATGTTATAGCAATGGGTATTATCATGGCAAGCAGTTTTATAGAAACACGATTCTCACCGATCCATCCTCATGGTTATCGGGATGCGTTTCTTAGCTTCACCATTCCATATATTATCGGTGCCGGTATTCATTATATATGGGTCATACGAGAAGCCAGGAGGCAAAATACATTGCTCCAAGAGATAAGGAAGAAAGGTAACATAGAATCTCACAATGGCTAA
- a CDS encoding TetR/AcrR family transcriptional regulator yields MPKVSPEYMKKKKELIIDATYNVFQHKPLYEISMLDIVREAGLSKGGIYRYYKDVDEVLIGMINRESAKHPYKDNIDDMLRDTDNSDDTIKAILVFLGAYIQEHILVLGKIQFELTVLLANHPEKTEKYMHQLVEQNNGQYLMKTLHDYIKKGIVDGIYTPSYSVQDLYTYISTFINGLIRDMVLSKCYGAYDGKIDAVQMMGIFAQSLLGMLKTTSLRKD; encoded by the coding sequence ATGCCAAAAGTTAGTCCTGAATACATGAAAAAGAAGAAAGAACTTATCATAGATGCCACATATAACGTGTTTCAGCATAAACCATTGTATGAGATATCCATGCTTGATATTGTACGAGAAGCTGGGTTAAGTAAAGGGGGTATATACCGTTATTACAAGGATGTGGATGAGGTTCTAATTGGTATGATTAATCGTGAGTCGGCGAAGCATCCTTACAAGGACAACATTGATGACATGTTACGTGATACAGATAACTCGGATGATACCATTAAGGCAATTCTTGTCTTTTTGGGTGCATACATCCAAGAACATATCTTAGTGCTTGGGAAAATACAATTTGAGCTCACAGTATTACTGGCCAATCACCCAGAGAAAACAGAGAAATACATGCATCAACTTGTGGAACAAAATAATGGTCAATACCTGATGAAAACGCTCCATGATTATATAAAAAAAGGTATCGTAGATGGTATCTATACACCAAGCTATTCTGTACAAGATCTCTATACCTATATCAGTACTTTTATTAATGGATTAATTAGAGATATGGTATTAAGCAAGTGTTATGGTGCCTATGACGGCAAAATAGATGCTGTGCAGATGATGGGGATATTTGCTCAATCCCTTTTAGGTATGCTAAAGACTACATCATTGAGGAAGGATTAA
- a CDS encoding flavodoxin family protein, which yields MKQTVVIREMEACHMDCSYTLDLIHHEVKYCQGCWNCWLKTPGRCVYKDLDTFYNRYVAADEVVILAKVVKGFVSANMKSLFDRMIPLFLPYVDVSTGESRHIPRYPKYPDIKFYYEGSFITDEGKQVFEAYIYRTFDQFASKQITVKPIESI from the coding sequence ATGAAGCAGACCGTTGTTATTCGTGAAATGGAAGCATGTCATATGGATTGCAGCTATACATTAGATCTTATTCATCATGAGGTTAAGTACTGTCAAGGGTGCTGGAACTGTTGGCTTAAGACACCGGGAAGATGTGTGTATAAAGACTTGGATACGTTCTACAACCGTTATGTAGCAGCTGATGAAGTTGTTATTCTAGCTAAGGTGGTAAAAGGTTTTGTGAGTGCCAATATGAAATCGCTTTTTGACCGGATGATTCCATTATTTCTACCTTATGTAGATGTATCCACAGGAGAGTCACGGCATATACCCAGGTATCCTAAATACCCAGATATTAAGTTCTATTATGAGGGCAGCTTTATAACAGATGAGGGCAAGCAGGTATTTGAGGCCTACATCTATCGTACATTTGATCAATTTGCTTCAAAACAGATCACCGTTAAACCGATAGAATCCATCTAA
- a CDS encoding NAD(P)H-dependent oxidoreductase, whose product METIILNGSPRGNNGNSEIFIRQFLKGMRTHCDVKYMNKENPEELASHVKKYDTIIMVLPLYIHSMPGMVMRFIEHLEPSAVHSKQAIGFILQCGFTESSQCKYVERYFSCLAKELNRTYLGTVIKGEAAGVYMLPKFMTKKLFTLLNQLGEMYDQTHTFDRRVMEKLQQPYVLTGFTLKFMQFTTKLGANKIMWHRFLKKNDAFHKKLDQPFA is encoded by the coding sequence ATGGAGACAATTATTCTTAACGGGTCACCAAGAGGAAATAATGGGAACAGTGAAATTTTTATACGGCAATTTCTAAAAGGTATGAGAACCCATTGTGATGTAAAGTATATGAACAAAGAGAATCCAGAGGAACTGGCTTCACATGTTAAGAAATATGATACAATCATCATGGTCCTGCCCTTATATATTCACAGTATGCCTGGTATGGTAATGCGCTTCATCGAGCATTTAGAACCCAGTGCTGTTCATTCAAAGCAAGCCATAGGTTTTATCCTGCAATGTGGTTTTACAGAATCGTCCCAATGTAAATATGTAGAACGCTATTTTTCATGTCTTGCTAAGGAGCTCAATCGAACCTATCTGGGAACAGTCATAAAAGGGGAAGCAGCAGGTGTCTATATGCTGCCTAAGTTCATGACGAAAAAGCTCTTTACTTTACTTAATCAGCTAGGGGAAATGTATGATCAAACCCATACGTTTGATAGACGTGTTATGGAAAAATTGCAACAACCTTATGTACTAACCGGTTTTACCCTTAAGTTTATGCAATTTACCACGAAACTAGGCGCAAACAAAATCATGTGGCATCGGTTTTTGAAAAAGAATGATGCTTTCCATAAAAAGTTAGACCAGCCATTTGCTTGA
- a CDS encoding helix-turn-helix transcriptional regulator, whose translation MDYTRLIEDTIDYIEEHLEDVLTLDVLSQKVYLSKYYFHRVFSAVIGCSLNKYMTKRRLNRALVYVMETSETMVDIAYRFQFASQGSFTRAFKNHYGLPPGQVRKEKIQLPIEPVPHVLKRCLKNFNSDMVTDFSFTQDKERLLTGFYMDVDLSDAQIQEKVKAKAKHFLQAVNSVADYNAYAVYFQTKEQANRERLRTFFGIDVQLENQPFDWSTTYLLPRMLNAKFQYTGDLLNIGDIVVRDLGRWLNIAKVKKDVKDILFIQAYDHAYQDNQASSIYLPIRLIPQDM comes from the coding sequence ATGGATTATACACGATTAATAGAAGATACCATTGACTATATTGAAGAACACCTTGAAGACGTGTTAACATTGGATGTACTATCCCAAAAAGTATACTTGTCAAAGTATTACTTTCACAGGGTATTCTCAGCAGTGATAGGTTGTTCATTAAATAAGTATATGACGAAAAGACGACTAAATAGAGCCCTTGTCTATGTCATGGAAACATCTGAGACCATGGTGGACATTGCATATCGCTTCCAGTTTGCTTCCCAAGGTTCCTTTACACGAGCTTTTAAAAACCACTACGGCTTACCACCTGGTCAAGTTAGGAAAGAAAAAATACAGTTGCCCATAGAACCTGTTCCTCACGTTCTAAAAAGGTGCCTGAAGAATTTTAACAGTGATATGGTGACGGATTTTAGTTTCACCCAGGATAAGGAACGTTTGTTAACAGGGTTTTACATGGATGTAGATCTCTCAGATGCCCAGATCCAAGAGAAAGTCAAAGCAAAAGCTAAACATTTTTTACAAGCCGTTAATTCTGTGGCTGATTACAATGCCTATGCTGTATATTTTCAGACCAAAGAACAGGCTAACAGAGAGCGCTTACGTACGTTCTTCGGTATTGATGTGCAATTAGAGAACCAACCATTTGATTGGTCAACCACTTATTTGCTACCTCGTATGCTCAATGCTAAGTTTCAATACACAGGGGACCTATTAAATATAGGGGATATTGTGGTGCGAGATTTAGGAAGGTGGTTAAACATTGCCAAAGTTAAAAAGGACGTTAAGGACATTTTATTTATACAAGCCTATGACCATGCATACCAAGACAACCAAGCATCCAGCATCTATTTACCCATACGTTTAATACCGCAAGACATGTGA
- a CDS encoding flavodoxin family protein yields MKIVAYNGSPKGKNSATHMMLNEVLKGAKEEGAEVVNYTLSEKTIHHCKGCLHCWYVEKNKCVLKDDMEEAIAHFEDMDILILGTPLYFDNVSGMLKVFLDRCIAYGSYFIEKDSHGESKHVDAFKEKHHGKQAPRIVVISNGGFAEHSQFKALDYMMDRMARNMSTEVVAKIFRGQGPLLMLGHEQLKPMIDQYKLVLQQAGREIAAQWGIDPKTQLQLDEPLIPVEQYNQQINNRAFT; encoded by the coding sequence ATGAAAATTGTGGCATATAACGGTAGTCCAAAAGGGAAAAACAGCGCCACTCATATGATGCTGAATGAAGTCCTAAAAGGTGCCAAAGAGGAGGGGGCAGAAGTTGTTAACTACACACTCTCAGAGAAGACCATACACCATTGTAAAGGATGTCTTCATTGCTGGTATGTGGAAAAAAATAAATGTGTATTAAAGGATGATATGGAAGAAGCTATAGCTCACTTTGAGGACATGGATATACTGATTCTAGGCACACCCCTATATTTTGATAACGTTTCAGGCATGCTAAAGGTATTTTTAGATCGCTGCATTGCTTATGGCAGTTATTTTATTGAAAAAGATTCACATGGGGAGAGCAAACACGTGGATGCCTTTAAAGAAAAGCATCACGGTAAGCAGGCCCCAAGAATCGTAGTCATCAGTAATGGTGGGTTTGCTGAGCACAGTCAATTCAAAGCATTAGACTATATGATGGACCGTATGGCAAGGAACATGAGTACAGAAGTAGTAGCTAAGATCTTTCGAGGGCAAGGGCCCTTATTGATGTTGGGCCATGAACAGCTTAAACCAATGATTGACCAGTATAAGCTTGTGTTACAGCAAGCAGGTAGAGAAATTGCAGCCCAATGGGGTATTGATCCTAAGACGCAATTACAACTTGATGAGCCCCTAATACCCGTGGAGCAATACAACCAACAAATCAATAATCGTGCCTTTACATGA
- a CDS encoding serine hydrolase domain-containing protein — MLNYHNRPEDFGMSSKKLLEFIETTEKDDGISLKTFMLLRENHVLTQFSKEPYSLNDQHLLFSMTKFITSLGACIAVDKGYLKWDDLVISYYPEELPRSYNNDFSQISLKDLLLVCAHHQTNGYHMIFLKKSWPKLFLAQEFIHKPGIYNRYNTHCAHILSAIIERATSQSLLDFLNKHLFQPLDIPKPQWETSPSGVTAGGMGLSLTTDAMAKIGIMILNKGLYQGKKIIAEYNMHAAIWLYMYKHIEEDQDRGLNTGMHQDEHLHLRIDNCYRLDGDFGQVCLIIPDKKLIVIATSRQTNADVLIKYIYRYIVHPLAANTHQDDYEVLDKKLKTLRYSLCRPSLVYLPEKMPELHKRSYLLKDNPNDMVKLVFTKEGCQYKLLIKNQYDQDYTVQFDYAHQVKSDGVFIKDIQCHEQTYISYARWESPYRLMVQVIYLETPYEVTYGFLFKDDKIEMLFHINTSFTLKSCTVEGYLDMSKQIKSIKLR; from the coding sequence ATGTTAAATTATCATAATAGACCAGAGGATTTTGGTATGTCGTCCAAGAAGCTCTTGGAGTTTATTGAAACAACTGAAAAAGATGATGGGATTTCCCTAAAGACGTTTATGCTACTGCGGGAGAATCATGTGCTTACCCAATTTAGTAAAGAACCTTATTCACTGAATGATCAACACCTTTTATTTTCCATGACAAAATTTATCACTTCTTTAGGTGCTTGTATTGCTGTAGATAAAGGTTATCTAAAATGGGATGATTTGGTTATAAGCTATTATCCTGAAGAGCTTCCCAGGTCTTATAACAATGACTTTAGTCAAATAAGTCTTAAAGACTTGCTGCTGGTCTGCGCACATCATCAGACAAATGGTTATCATATGATATTTCTCAAAAAAAGTTGGCCAAAATTATTTTTAGCCCAGGAATTTATACATAAGCCAGGTATTTATAATCGTTATAACACCCATTGCGCTCATATCTTATCAGCCATTATTGAAAGAGCAACCTCACAAAGCTTGCTGGATTTTCTGAATAAGCATCTGTTCCAACCTCTAGATATTCCAAAACCACAGTGGGAGACCAGTCCATCTGGTGTTACAGCTGGTGGCATGGGGCTAAGTTTGACAACGGATGCCATGGCTAAGATTGGTATCATGATATTAAATAAAGGTCTTTACCAAGGGAAGAAAATTATTGCTGAATACAATATGCATGCGGCTATATGGCTATACATGTATAAACATATAGAAGAAGATCAGGATCGAGGATTAAACACAGGTATGCATCAAGATGAACACTTACATCTGCGTATCGATAATTGTTATAGACTGGATGGTGATTTTGGTCAAGTTTGCCTTATTATACCGGATAAAAAACTCATTGTCATTGCAACGTCAAGGCAGACCAATGCAGATGTGCTCATAAAATATATATATCGATATATCGTGCATCCACTTGCTGCCAACACCCATCAAGATGATTATGAAGTATTAGATAAAAAATTAAAGACATTACGCTATAGCCTATGTCGGCCAAGCCTGGTTTATCTACCGGAAAAAATGCCTGAACTACATAAGCGAAGCTACCTTCTAAAAGATAATCCCAATGATATGGTAAAATTAGTTTTTACGAAAGAAGGTTGCCAATATAAATTGCTAATTAAGAATCAATATGATCAGGATTATACGGTCCAATTTGATTATGCACATCAAGTAAAGTCGGATGGCGTCTTTATTAAAGACATTCAATGTCATGAACAGACCTATATTTCCTATGCAAGATGGGAAAGTCCATATCGGCTTATGGTACAAGTTATCTATTTGGAAACACCTTATGAAGTGACATATGGATTTTTGTTCAAAGATGATAAAATCGAGATGTTATTTCATATTAATACATCTTTTACACTAAAAAGCTGTACGGTAGAAGGTTATTTGGATATGTCAAAGCAGATAAAAAGTATAAAACTTAGATAG